One Streptosporangium sp. NBC_01495 DNA window includes the following coding sequences:
- a CDS encoding helix-turn-helix domain-containing protein: MPDATMNADLGHKIRTLRMSREFTQEDLAHASGLSLAVIRKIEQGGTARMETYHSIAVALGVVTVAFAQPGPPEPMLDGPNEMVLAPIRAAIVPAMDLAGQPMYGSADSDEISLPRLETAVSALGAIYHSNRYDELATLLPSLILSAQHHVTRLDGDPTQPAALRLRSDASNLAARYLIQVRAHDLALIAIQSAQRDALAIGDMQLAGAAISVQAWAMMRQGRFREVMDLCLHAADMIEPGMRRATPEELEAWGWLLARASAAAVRNNQPVEAEEYASLAGMAGARMGREHKRSAGRSFGPLTAALIKTENAMIEGEHRKAVALHEALPKGVGKTDSSTWNRALLDAARANARIGDVSRATEIMTKLRKEAPEWLRYQQLGRDATRELVSTVKRKLNADQKALVNFFSMTG, encoded by the coding sequence GCCATAAGATTCGCACTCTTCGGATGAGCCGCGAATTCACCCAAGAGGACCTGGCCCACGCCAGCGGCCTCAGCCTCGCAGTGATTCGGAAAATCGAACAGGGCGGCACCGCCCGCATGGAGACCTATCACTCCATCGCGGTCGCCTTGGGCGTAGTTACCGTGGCATTCGCGCAACCTGGCCCCCCCGAGCCGATGCTCGACGGACCCAATGAAATGGTTCTGGCACCCATCCGCGCCGCGATCGTCCCGGCGATGGATCTGGCCGGTCAGCCGATGTACGGAAGTGCGGACTCCGACGAAATCTCTCTGCCCCGGCTCGAAACCGCTGTATCCGCACTTGGGGCCATCTACCACAGCAATCGATACGACGAATTGGCCACGCTTCTGCCGTCGCTCATTCTCTCCGCACAGCACCACGTCACCCGACTGGACGGAGACCCCACCCAGCCGGCCGCACTGCGGCTCCGTTCCGACGCCTCCAATCTCGCGGCGCGCTATCTCATCCAGGTACGTGCCCACGATCTGGCCCTGATCGCCATCCAGAGCGCTCAGCGCGACGCCCTGGCCATTGGTGACATGCAGCTCGCCGGGGCCGCCATCAGCGTTCAAGCGTGGGCGATGATGCGGCAAGGACGTTTCCGTGAGGTCATGGACCTGTGCCTGCACGCGGCCGACATGATCGAACCCGGTATGCGCCGAGCCACCCCGGAAGAACTGGAAGCATGGGGATGGCTCTTGGCACGGGCCTCCGCTGCCGCTGTGCGTAACAACCAACCGGTCGAGGCAGAGGAGTACGCCAGCTTGGCGGGCATGGCCGGAGCCCGGATGGGGCGCGAACACAAGCGAAGCGCCGGCCGGTCCTTCGGCCCGCTGACAGCGGCTCTCATCAAGACGGAAAACGCGATGATCGAGGGCGAGCACCGCAAGGCAGTCGCCTTGCATGAGGCCCTGCCGAAAGGAGTCGGCAAGACGGACTCCAGCACGTGGAACCGGGCACTGCTGGACGCGGCCCGCGCGAACGCCCGGATCGGCGACGTGTCTCGCGCAACCGAGATCATGACCAAGCTGAGAAAAGAGGCGCCGGAGTGGCTGCGCTATCAGCAGCTCGGGCGGGATGCGACTAGAGAACTCGTCAGCACGGTGAAAAGGAAGTTGAACGCCGACCAGAAGGCCCTTGTTAACTTCTTCAGCATGACCGGCTGA